One Turneriella parva DSM 21527 genomic region harbors:
- a CDS encoding response regulator, translating into MSVTNRKGIILCVDDEPGVLSTLKEQLLADFIATHDVVTATSGEEALAFVEAARSENEIIELIITDQMMPTMKGDEFLKRVHSVLPDTMKILLTGHAGLDSAIKAINEGGLNRYIEKPWNAEAMRDDIKGLIGKFRQNLENQYLLNNLEARIRELGQA; encoded by the coding sequence ATGTCAGTAACGAACCGAAAGGGAATTATACTCTGCGTCGACGACGAGCCGGGTGTGCTCTCGACCTTGAAAGAGCAGCTGCTCGCCGATTTTATTGCGACGCATGACGTCGTTACCGCCACCTCGGGTGAAGAAGCCCTTGCCTTCGTTGAAGCGGCGCGCTCAGAAAACGAAATAATCGAACTCATCATCACCGACCAGATGATGCCCACGATGAAAGGTGATGAATTTCTGAAACGTGTGCACAGTGTCTTACCCGATACGATGAAAATTCTGCTCACCGGCCATGCGGGCCTCGATTCTGCTATCAAAGCCATCAACGAGGGCGGGCTAAACCGCTACATCGAAAAACCGTGGAACGCCGAAGCGATGCGAGACGACATCAAGGGCCTGATCGGCAAGTTCAGGCAGAATCTCGAAAATCAGTATCTTCTGAATAATCTCGAAGCGCGCATCCGCGAGCTCGGCCAGGCATGA
- a CDS encoding START domain-containing protein, whose product MRFVFFLLTITVSLSADGWKFAKSADGVTAYTRVVSTSNFKEYKVETEVDATLTQVVATIMSVADMPQWVDRCAEARMLKEMSPTESITRTITASPFPLKNREAISHGKLYQDPKTKVVTLVATGRPDYLPVDSKYERVKETRGRWVLTPKPGGKVHIQMIGHTDPGGIIPSAVANQFVVMIPLNSIKNLRTQIRKEKYVRAKLSYIKEL is encoded by the coding sequence ATGCGTTTCGTTTTTTTCTTACTGACCATTACCGTTTCATTGTCAGCCGATGGCTGGAAATTCGCCAAATCAGCCGATGGCGTGACTGCCTACACACGTGTTGTCTCAACCTCGAACTTCAAAGAATATAAAGTCGAAACTGAAGTCGATGCCACGCTGACGCAGGTCGTGGCGACGATCATGAGTGTTGCCGACATGCCGCAGTGGGTCGACCGCTGCGCTGAAGCGCGAATGTTAAAAGAGATGAGCCCGACAGAATCGATTACGCGTACCATCACGGCGTCGCCTTTTCCGCTCAAGAACCGTGAAGCCATATCGCACGGCAAACTCTACCAAGACCCGAAAACTAAAGTTGTGACGCTCGTGGCAACCGGTCGACCCGATTATCTGCCGGTTGACTCAAAATATGAACGCGTCAAAGAAACCCGCGGTCGTTGGGTGCTGACCCCTAAACCAGGCGGCAAGGTACACATTCAGATGATTGGCCACACCGACCCAGGCGGCATTATACCCTCTGCGGTCGCCAACCAGTTTGTGGTCATGATTCCCCTGAATTCGATTAAAAACTTGCGGACGCAGATACGTAAAGAAAAGTATGTCAGGGCAAAGCTGAGCTACATCAAAGAACTGTGA